One Poecilia reticulata strain Guanapo linkage group LG19, Guppy_female_1.0+MT, whole genome shotgun sequence genomic window carries:
- the pms2 gene encoding mismatch repair endonuclease PMS2 isoform X3 produces the protein MSDVCTSEPAGAIRAIDKHSVHRICSGQVVLSLATAVKELVENSIDAGATNVEVKLKECGAEQIEVSDNGKGVEEANFEGLALKHHTSKLRDFSDLIHVETFGFRGEALSSLCALSDLSVITCHGSSQVGTKLVFDHKGHLVQQSPCPRQQGTTVTLQQLFYTLPVRHKEFQRNIKKEFAKMIHVLQAYCIVSTGVRITCSNQTGQGKRSAVLSTGGSHSMRDDIGAIFGPKQLQSLLPFRQVSPSENIMEEYGLKDGDLPKQLFTISGFVSTGDHGVGRSASDRQFFFINSRPCDPVKVSKLVNEVYHMYNRHQYPFVALNIAVASDCVDVNVTPDKRQIFLQEEKLLLAILKSSLINMYEAGVNKISLNNTLTVSSASKEVHHPVEDKAEPAETNQPGTPSPKSTMNLAAFKAAFSNQNSALSGSRSSTEKASKSGPSQKTLQCFFKSSVKSPVQPRTEAAKGSFGARAESFSLSVRKNDSERGLAVESPDPQHPVSSRPVVKNVTHDSSVSQNLPEDPEFQAEARSPVEDCVIIPEAKRARRDDPYFTAERTPDTASSTADVPVCLQRRTVPLHFCLQALAAGMKRLQQQQQRRRAADRLRYRRFRANISPGENQRAEDELRREISKDMFKEMEIIGQFNLGFIITKLNSDIFMIDQHATDEKYNFEMLQQHTVLQGQRLIVPQKLHLTAVSENVLLENVEIFQKNGFEFLIDEDAQVMERVKLVSLPTSRNWTFGPADIEELIFMLSDSPGVMCRPSRVRQMFASRACRKSVMIGTALSVGEMKKLVIHMGEIEHPWNCPHGRPTMRHLANLEIISQD, from the exons ATGTCCGATGTTTG cACTTCTGAGCCTGCTGGAGCCATAAGGGCCATCGACAAGCACTCAGTGCATCGGATCTGCTCTGGACAAGTAGTCCTGAGTCTGGCCACGGCCGTCAAAGAGCTGGTGGAGAACAGCATTGATGCAGGAGCAACCAACGTTG AGGTCAAGCTGAAGGAGTGTGGTGCTGAACAAATAGAAGTGTCTGACAATGGCAAAGGTGTCGAAGAGGCGAACTTTGAAGGACTGG CACTAAAGCATCACACATCAAAGCTGAGGGATTTCTCTGACCTGATCCACGTGGAAACATTCGGCTTTCGAGGCGAAGCCCTGAGCTCTTTGTGTGCTCTCAG TGACCTGAGTGTGATTACGTGCCATGGGTCCAGCCAAGTAGGCACCAAGTTGGTGTTTGACCACAAAGGTCACCTTGTGCAGCAGTCCCCCTGTCCCAGGCAGCAGGGTACCACGGTAACGCTGCAGCAGCTCTTCTACACGCTGCCTGTCAGACACAAGGAGTTCCAGCGGAATATCAAGAAG GAGTTTGCTAAAATGATCCACGTCCTGCAGGCCTACTGCATCGTCTCTACAGGAGTCCGTATCACCTGCTCCAACCAGACGGGCCAGGGAAAGCGCAGCGCCGTCCTCAGCACCGGTGGCAGCCACAGTATGAGAGATGACATCGGAGCCATATTTGGACCAAAACAG ctgcagagtcTTCTCCCGTTCCGGCAAGTTTCTCCATCAGAGAATATCATGGAGGAATATGGACTTAAAGACGGAGACTTACCCAAACAGCTTTTTAC GATTTCAGGCTTTGTGTCCACCGGGGACCACGGCGTGGGGCGGAGCGCCTCAGACCGGCAGTTCTTCTTCATCAACAGCCGCCCATGTGACCCAGTGAAG GTCAGTAAACTTGTGAATGAAGTGTACCACATGTACAACAGACATCAGTATCCATTTGTTGCCCTGAACATAGCTGTTGCCTCAG ACTGCGTGGATGTGAATGTAACGCCTGACAAACGACAGATTTTCCTTCAAGAGGAGAAGCTCTTACTCGCCATCCTAAAGTCTTCTCTCATCAACATGTATGAAGCTGGAGTAAATAAGATCAGCCTGAACAATACACTGA cTGTATCGTCTGCATCTAAAGAAGTTCACCATCCTGTTGAAGACAAAGCAGAACCTGCGGAGACCAACCAACCAGGGACTCCGAGCCCAAAGTCAACCATGAACCTCGCCGCCTTCAAAGCTGCTTTTTCAAACCAGAACAGCGCCCTCTCTGGAAGTAGGTCAAGCACAGAAAAAGCTTCCAAAAGCGGGCCGAGCCAGAAAACGCTGCAGTGTTTCTTTAAGAGTTCAGTTAAATCACCCGTACAACCCAGAACAGAGGCAGCTAAAGGCAGCTTTGGAGCGCGGGCGGAGTCATTCTCCCTGTCTGTCAGGAAGAATGACTCTGAAAGAGGCTTGGCAGTAGAATCACCAGATCCACAGCATCCAGTCTCCTCCAGACcagttgttaaaaatgtaacgCATGACTCATCGGTGAGCCAGAACCTCCCTGAGGACCCGGAGTTCCAGGCCGAAGCACGTTCACCTGTCGAGGACTGCGTCATTATCCCCGAAGCTAAAAGAGCCAGACGAGACGATCCATATTTCACCGCAGAGCGAACGCCCGACACGGCTTCCTCCACGGCCGACGTCCCCGTCTGTCTGCAGAGGAGGACCGTGCCGCTGCATTTCTGTCTGCAGGCCCTGGCAGCCGGCATGaagaggctgcagcagcagcagcagagacgaCGAGCCGCAGACAGGCTGCGCTACAGGCGCTTCAGGGCCAACATCAGCCCCGGAGAAAACCAGAGAGCTGAGGACGAGCTCCGCAGAGAGATCAG TAAGGACATGTTTAAGGAAATGGAGATCATCGGTCAGTTTAACCTGGGCTTCATCATCACCAAGTTGAACTCAGACATCTTTATGATTGACCAACACGCCACCGATGAGAAATACAACTttgagatgctgcagcagcacactGTGCTCCAAGGACAGAGGCTCATTGT CCCACAGAAACTCCACCTGACTGCAGTCAGTGAGAACGTGCTGTTAGAGAACGTCGAGATCTTCCAGAAGAACGGCTTTGAGTTCTTGATCGATGAAGACG CCCAGGTGATGGAGCGAGTGAAGCTGGTCTCCTTGCCCACCAGTAGGAACTGGACCTTCGGGCCGGCCGACATTGAAGAGCTGATCTTCATGCTGAGTGACAGTCCTGGCGTCATGTGCCGCCCGTCCAGAGTCAGGCAGATGTTCGCTTCTAGAGCGTGTCGCAAATCA GTGATGATCGGTACAGCTCTGAGTGTCGGTGAGATGAAGAAGCTGGTGATTCACATGGGAGAGATCGAGCATCCATGGAACTGTCCTCATGGCAGGCCCACCATGAGACACCTCGCCAACCTGGAAATTATTTCACAGGACTGA
- the pms2 gene encoding mismatch repair endonuclease PMS2 isoform X2, with amino-acid sequence MSDVCTSEPAGAIRAIDKHSVHRICSGQVVLSLATAVKELVENSIDAGATNVEVKLKECGAEQIEVSDNGKGVEEANFEGLALKHHTSKLRDFSDLIHVETFGFRGEALSSLCALSDLSVITCHGSSQVGTKLVFDHKGHLVQQSPCPRQQGTTVTLQQLFYTLPVRHKEFQRNIKKAYCIVSTGVRITCSNQTGQGKRSAVLSTGGSHSMRDDIGAIFGPKQLQSLLPFRQVSPSENIMEEYGLKDGDLPKQLFTISGFVSTGDHGVGRSASDRQFFFINSRPCDPVKVSKLVNEVYHMYNRHQYPFVALNIAVASDCVDVNVTPDKRQIFLQEEKLLLAILKSSLINMYEAGVNKISLNNTLTVSSASKEVHHPVEDKAEPAETNQPGTPSPKSTMNLAAFKAAFSNQNSALSGSRSSTEKASKSGPSQKTLQCFFKSSVKSPVQPRTEAAKGSFGARAESFSLSVRKNDSERGLAVESPDPQHPVSSRPVVKNVTHDSSVSQNLPEDPEFQAEARSPVEDCVIIPEAKRARRDDPYFTAERTPDTASSTADVPVCLQRRTVPLHFCLQALAAGMKRLQQQQQRRRAADRLRYRRFRANISPGENQRAEDELRREISKDMFKEMEIIGQFNLGFIITKLNSDIFMIDQHATDEKYNFEMLQQHTVLQGQRLIVPQKLHLTAVSENVLLENVEIFQKNGFEFLIDEDGRTVIRVLQAGRTVSSCSHCEVIPSAQVMERVKLVSLPTSRNWTFGPADIEELIFMLSDSPGVMCRPSRVRQMFASRACRKSVMIGTALSVGEMKKLVIHMGEIEHPWNCPHGRPTMRHLANLEIISQD; translated from the exons ATGTCCGATGTTTG cACTTCTGAGCCTGCTGGAGCCATAAGGGCCATCGACAAGCACTCAGTGCATCGGATCTGCTCTGGACAAGTAGTCCTGAGTCTGGCCACGGCCGTCAAAGAGCTGGTGGAGAACAGCATTGATGCAGGAGCAACCAACGTTG AGGTCAAGCTGAAGGAGTGTGGTGCTGAACAAATAGAAGTGTCTGACAATGGCAAAGGTGTCGAAGAGGCGAACTTTGAAGGACTGG CACTAAAGCATCACACATCAAAGCTGAGGGATTTCTCTGACCTGATCCACGTGGAAACATTCGGCTTTCGAGGCGAAGCCCTGAGCTCTTTGTGTGCTCTCAG TGACCTGAGTGTGATTACGTGCCATGGGTCCAGCCAAGTAGGCACCAAGTTGGTGTTTGACCACAAAGGTCACCTTGTGCAGCAGTCCCCCTGTCCCAGGCAGCAGGGTACCACGGTAACGCTGCAGCAGCTCTTCTACACGCTGCCTGTCAGACACAAGGAGTTCCAGCGGAATATCAAGAAG GCCTACTGCATCGTCTCTACAGGAGTCCGTATCACCTGCTCCAACCAGACGGGCCAGGGAAAGCGCAGCGCCGTCCTCAGCACCGGTGGCAGCCACAGTATGAGAGATGACATCGGAGCCATATTTGGACCAAAACAG ctgcagagtcTTCTCCCGTTCCGGCAAGTTTCTCCATCAGAGAATATCATGGAGGAATATGGACTTAAAGACGGAGACTTACCCAAACAGCTTTTTAC GATTTCAGGCTTTGTGTCCACCGGGGACCACGGCGTGGGGCGGAGCGCCTCAGACCGGCAGTTCTTCTTCATCAACAGCCGCCCATGTGACCCAGTGAAG GTCAGTAAACTTGTGAATGAAGTGTACCACATGTACAACAGACATCAGTATCCATTTGTTGCCCTGAACATAGCTGTTGCCTCAG ACTGCGTGGATGTGAATGTAACGCCTGACAAACGACAGATTTTCCTTCAAGAGGAGAAGCTCTTACTCGCCATCCTAAAGTCTTCTCTCATCAACATGTATGAAGCTGGAGTAAATAAGATCAGCCTGAACAATACACTGA cTGTATCGTCTGCATCTAAAGAAGTTCACCATCCTGTTGAAGACAAAGCAGAACCTGCGGAGACCAACCAACCAGGGACTCCGAGCCCAAAGTCAACCATGAACCTCGCCGCCTTCAAAGCTGCTTTTTCAAACCAGAACAGCGCCCTCTCTGGAAGTAGGTCAAGCACAGAAAAAGCTTCCAAAAGCGGGCCGAGCCAGAAAACGCTGCAGTGTTTCTTTAAGAGTTCAGTTAAATCACCCGTACAACCCAGAACAGAGGCAGCTAAAGGCAGCTTTGGAGCGCGGGCGGAGTCATTCTCCCTGTCTGTCAGGAAGAATGACTCTGAAAGAGGCTTGGCAGTAGAATCACCAGATCCACAGCATCCAGTCTCCTCCAGACcagttgttaaaaatgtaacgCATGACTCATCGGTGAGCCAGAACCTCCCTGAGGACCCGGAGTTCCAGGCCGAAGCACGTTCACCTGTCGAGGACTGCGTCATTATCCCCGAAGCTAAAAGAGCCAGACGAGACGATCCATATTTCACCGCAGAGCGAACGCCCGACACGGCTTCCTCCACGGCCGACGTCCCCGTCTGTCTGCAGAGGAGGACCGTGCCGCTGCATTTCTGTCTGCAGGCCCTGGCAGCCGGCATGaagaggctgcagcagcagcagcagagacgaCGAGCCGCAGACAGGCTGCGCTACAGGCGCTTCAGGGCCAACATCAGCCCCGGAGAAAACCAGAGAGCTGAGGACGAGCTCCGCAGAGAGATCAG TAAGGACATGTTTAAGGAAATGGAGATCATCGGTCAGTTTAACCTGGGCTTCATCATCACCAAGTTGAACTCAGACATCTTTATGATTGACCAACACGCCACCGATGAGAAATACAACTttgagatgctgcagcagcacactGTGCTCCAAGGACAGAGGCTCATTGT CCCACAGAAACTCCACCTGACTGCAGTCAGTGAGAACGTGCTGTTAGAGAACGTCGAGATCTTCCAGAAGAACGGCTTTGAGTTCTTGATCGATGAAGACGGTAGGACTGTTATCAGAGTTCTTCAGGCAGGAAGAACTGTTTCTTCATGTTCTCACTGTGAAGTGATTCCCTCAGCCCAGGTGATGGAGCGAGTGAAGCTGGTCTCCTTGCCCACCAGTAGGAACTGGACCTTCGGGCCGGCCGACATTGAAGAGCTGATCTTCATGCTGAGTGACAGTCCTGGCGTCATGTGCCGCCCGTCCAGAGTCAGGCAGATGTTCGCTTCTAGAGCGTGTCGCAAATCA GTGATGATCGGTACAGCTCTGAGTGTCGGTGAGATGAAGAAGCTGGTGATTCACATGGGAGAGATCGAGCATCCATGGAACTGTCCTCATGGCAGGCCCACCATGAGACACCTCGCCAACCTGGAAATTATTTCACAGGACTGA
- the pms2 gene encoding mismatch repair endonuclease PMS2 isoform X1, whose protein sequence is MSDVCTSEPAGAIRAIDKHSVHRICSGQVVLSLATAVKELVENSIDAGATNVEVKLKECGAEQIEVSDNGKGVEEANFEGLALKHHTSKLRDFSDLIHVETFGFRGEALSSLCALSDLSVITCHGSSQVGTKLVFDHKGHLVQQSPCPRQQGTTVTLQQLFYTLPVRHKEFQRNIKKEFAKMIHVLQAYCIVSTGVRITCSNQTGQGKRSAVLSTGGSHSMRDDIGAIFGPKQLQSLLPFRQVSPSENIMEEYGLKDGDLPKQLFTISGFVSTGDHGVGRSASDRQFFFINSRPCDPVKVSKLVNEVYHMYNRHQYPFVALNIAVASDCVDVNVTPDKRQIFLQEEKLLLAILKSSLINMYEAGVNKISLNNTLTVSSASKEVHHPVEDKAEPAETNQPGTPSPKSTMNLAAFKAAFSNQNSALSGSRSSTEKASKSGPSQKTLQCFFKSSVKSPVQPRTEAAKGSFGARAESFSLSVRKNDSERGLAVESPDPQHPVSSRPVVKNVTHDSSVSQNLPEDPEFQAEARSPVEDCVIIPEAKRARRDDPYFTAERTPDTASSTADVPVCLQRRTVPLHFCLQALAAGMKRLQQQQQRRRAADRLRYRRFRANISPGENQRAEDELRREISKDMFKEMEIIGQFNLGFIITKLNSDIFMIDQHATDEKYNFEMLQQHTVLQGQRLIVPQKLHLTAVSENVLLENVEIFQKNGFEFLIDEDGRTVIRVLQAGRTVSSCSHCEVIPSAQVMERVKLVSLPTSRNWTFGPADIEELIFMLSDSPGVMCRPSRVRQMFASRACRKSVMIGTALSVGEMKKLVIHMGEIEHPWNCPHGRPTMRHLANLEIISQD, encoded by the exons ATGTCCGATGTTTG cACTTCTGAGCCTGCTGGAGCCATAAGGGCCATCGACAAGCACTCAGTGCATCGGATCTGCTCTGGACAAGTAGTCCTGAGTCTGGCCACGGCCGTCAAAGAGCTGGTGGAGAACAGCATTGATGCAGGAGCAACCAACGTTG AGGTCAAGCTGAAGGAGTGTGGTGCTGAACAAATAGAAGTGTCTGACAATGGCAAAGGTGTCGAAGAGGCGAACTTTGAAGGACTGG CACTAAAGCATCACACATCAAAGCTGAGGGATTTCTCTGACCTGATCCACGTGGAAACATTCGGCTTTCGAGGCGAAGCCCTGAGCTCTTTGTGTGCTCTCAG TGACCTGAGTGTGATTACGTGCCATGGGTCCAGCCAAGTAGGCACCAAGTTGGTGTTTGACCACAAAGGTCACCTTGTGCAGCAGTCCCCCTGTCCCAGGCAGCAGGGTACCACGGTAACGCTGCAGCAGCTCTTCTACACGCTGCCTGTCAGACACAAGGAGTTCCAGCGGAATATCAAGAAG GAGTTTGCTAAAATGATCCACGTCCTGCAGGCCTACTGCATCGTCTCTACAGGAGTCCGTATCACCTGCTCCAACCAGACGGGCCAGGGAAAGCGCAGCGCCGTCCTCAGCACCGGTGGCAGCCACAGTATGAGAGATGACATCGGAGCCATATTTGGACCAAAACAG ctgcagagtcTTCTCCCGTTCCGGCAAGTTTCTCCATCAGAGAATATCATGGAGGAATATGGACTTAAAGACGGAGACTTACCCAAACAGCTTTTTAC GATTTCAGGCTTTGTGTCCACCGGGGACCACGGCGTGGGGCGGAGCGCCTCAGACCGGCAGTTCTTCTTCATCAACAGCCGCCCATGTGACCCAGTGAAG GTCAGTAAACTTGTGAATGAAGTGTACCACATGTACAACAGACATCAGTATCCATTTGTTGCCCTGAACATAGCTGTTGCCTCAG ACTGCGTGGATGTGAATGTAACGCCTGACAAACGACAGATTTTCCTTCAAGAGGAGAAGCTCTTACTCGCCATCCTAAAGTCTTCTCTCATCAACATGTATGAAGCTGGAGTAAATAAGATCAGCCTGAACAATACACTGA cTGTATCGTCTGCATCTAAAGAAGTTCACCATCCTGTTGAAGACAAAGCAGAACCTGCGGAGACCAACCAACCAGGGACTCCGAGCCCAAAGTCAACCATGAACCTCGCCGCCTTCAAAGCTGCTTTTTCAAACCAGAACAGCGCCCTCTCTGGAAGTAGGTCAAGCACAGAAAAAGCTTCCAAAAGCGGGCCGAGCCAGAAAACGCTGCAGTGTTTCTTTAAGAGTTCAGTTAAATCACCCGTACAACCCAGAACAGAGGCAGCTAAAGGCAGCTTTGGAGCGCGGGCGGAGTCATTCTCCCTGTCTGTCAGGAAGAATGACTCTGAAAGAGGCTTGGCAGTAGAATCACCAGATCCACAGCATCCAGTCTCCTCCAGACcagttgttaaaaatgtaacgCATGACTCATCGGTGAGCCAGAACCTCCCTGAGGACCCGGAGTTCCAGGCCGAAGCACGTTCACCTGTCGAGGACTGCGTCATTATCCCCGAAGCTAAAAGAGCCAGACGAGACGATCCATATTTCACCGCAGAGCGAACGCCCGACACGGCTTCCTCCACGGCCGACGTCCCCGTCTGTCTGCAGAGGAGGACCGTGCCGCTGCATTTCTGTCTGCAGGCCCTGGCAGCCGGCATGaagaggctgcagcagcagcagcagagacgaCGAGCCGCAGACAGGCTGCGCTACAGGCGCTTCAGGGCCAACATCAGCCCCGGAGAAAACCAGAGAGCTGAGGACGAGCTCCGCAGAGAGATCAG TAAGGACATGTTTAAGGAAATGGAGATCATCGGTCAGTTTAACCTGGGCTTCATCATCACCAAGTTGAACTCAGACATCTTTATGATTGACCAACACGCCACCGATGAGAAATACAACTttgagatgctgcagcagcacactGTGCTCCAAGGACAGAGGCTCATTGT CCCACAGAAACTCCACCTGACTGCAGTCAGTGAGAACGTGCTGTTAGAGAACGTCGAGATCTTCCAGAAGAACGGCTTTGAGTTCTTGATCGATGAAGACGGTAGGACTGTTATCAGAGTTCTTCAGGCAGGAAGAACTGTTTCTTCATGTTCTCACTGTGAAGTGATTCCCTCAGCCCAGGTGATGGAGCGAGTGAAGCTGGTCTCCTTGCCCACCAGTAGGAACTGGACCTTCGGGCCGGCCGACATTGAAGAGCTGATCTTCATGCTGAGTGACAGTCCTGGCGTCATGTGCCGCCCGTCCAGAGTCAGGCAGATGTTCGCTTCTAGAGCGTGTCGCAAATCA GTGATGATCGGTACAGCTCTGAGTGTCGGTGAGATGAAGAAGCTGGTGATTCACATGGGAGAGATCGAGCATCCATGGAACTGTCCTCATGGCAGGCCCACCATGAGACACCTCGCCAACCTGGAAATTATTTCACAGGACTGA
- the pms2 gene encoding mismatch repair endonuclease PMS2 isoform X4, with protein MSDVCTSEPAGAIRAIDKHSVHRICSGQVVLSLATAVKELVENSIDAGATNVEVKLKECGAEQIEVSDNGKGVEEANFEGLALKHHTSKLRDFSDLIHVETFGFRGEALSSLCALSDLSVITCHGSSQVGTKLVFDHKGHLVQQSPCPRQQGTTVTLQQLFYTLPVRHKEFQRNIKKEFAKMIHVLQAYCIVSTGVRITCSNQTGQGKRSAVLSTGGSHSMRDDIGAIFGPKQLQSLLPFRQVSPSENIMEEYGLKDGDLPKQLFTISGFVSTGDHGVGRSASDRQFFFINSRPCDPVKVSKLVNEVYHMYNRHQYPFVALNIAVASDCVDVNVTPDKRQIFLQEEKLLLAILKSSLINMYEAGVNKISLNNTLTVSSASKEVHHPVEDKAEPAETNQPGTPSPKSTMNLAAFKAAFSNQNSALSGSRSSTEKASKSGPSQKTLQCFFKSSVKSPVQPRTEAAKGSFGARAESFSLSVRKNDSERGLAVESPDPQHPVSSRPVVKNVTHDSSVSQNLPEDPEFQAEARSPVEDCVIIPEAKRARRDDPYFTAERTPDTASSTADVPVCLQRRTVPLHFCLQALAAGMKRLQQQQQRRRAADRLRYRRFRANISPGENQRAEDELRREISKDMFKEMEIIGQFNLGFIITKLNSDIFMIDQHATDEKYNFEMLQQHTVLQGQRLIVPQKLHLTAVSENVLLENVEIFQKNGFEFLIDEDGDGASEAGLLAHQ; from the exons ATGTCCGATGTTTG cACTTCTGAGCCTGCTGGAGCCATAAGGGCCATCGACAAGCACTCAGTGCATCGGATCTGCTCTGGACAAGTAGTCCTGAGTCTGGCCACGGCCGTCAAAGAGCTGGTGGAGAACAGCATTGATGCAGGAGCAACCAACGTTG AGGTCAAGCTGAAGGAGTGTGGTGCTGAACAAATAGAAGTGTCTGACAATGGCAAAGGTGTCGAAGAGGCGAACTTTGAAGGACTGG CACTAAAGCATCACACATCAAAGCTGAGGGATTTCTCTGACCTGATCCACGTGGAAACATTCGGCTTTCGAGGCGAAGCCCTGAGCTCTTTGTGTGCTCTCAG TGACCTGAGTGTGATTACGTGCCATGGGTCCAGCCAAGTAGGCACCAAGTTGGTGTTTGACCACAAAGGTCACCTTGTGCAGCAGTCCCCCTGTCCCAGGCAGCAGGGTACCACGGTAACGCTGCAGCAGCTCTTCTACACGCTGCCTGTCAGACACAAGGAGTTCCAGCGGAATATCAAGAAG GAGTTTGCTAAAATGATCCACGTCCTGCAGGCCTACTGCATCGTCTCTACAGGAGTCCGTATCACCTGCTCCAACCAGACGGGCCAGGGAAAGCGCAGCGCCGTCCTCAGCACCGGTGGCAGCCACAGTATGAGAGATGACATCGGAGCCATATTTGGACCAAAACAG ctgcagagtcTTCTCCCGTTCCGGCAAGTTTCTCCATCAGAGAATATCATGGAGGAATATGGACTTAAAGACGGAGACTTACCCAAACAGCTTTTTAC GATTTCAGGCTTTGTGTCCACCGGGGACCACGGCGTGGGGCGGAGCGCCTCAGACCGGCAGTTCTTCTTCATCAACAGCCGCCCATGTGACCCAGTGAAG GTCAGTAAACTTGTGAATGAAGTGTACCACATGTACAACAGACATCAGTATCCATTTGTTGCCCTGAACATAGCTGTTGCCTCAG ACTGCGTGGATGTGAATGTAACGCCTGACAAACGACAGATTTTCCTTCAAGAGGAGAAGCTCTTACTCGCCATCCTAAAGTCTTCTCTCATCAACATGTATGAAGCTGGAGTAAATAAGATCAGCCTGAACAATACACTGA cTGTATCGTCTGCATCTAAAGAAGTTCACCATCCTGTTGAAGACAAAGCAGAACCTGCGGAGACCAACCAACCAGGGACTCCGAGCCCAAAGTCAACCATGAACCTCGCCGCCTTCAAAGCTGCTTTTTCAAACCAGAACAGCGCCCTCTCTGGAAGTAGGTCAAGCACAGAAAAAGCTTCCAAAAGCGGGCCGAGCCAGAAAACGCTGCAGTGTTTCTTTAAGAGTTCAGTTAAATCACCCGTACAACCCAGAACAGAGGCAGCTAAAGGCAGCTTTGGAGCGCGGGCGGAGTCATTCTCCCTGTCTGTCAGGAAGAATGACTCTGAAAGAGGCTTGGCAGTAGAATCACCAGATCCACAGCATCCAGTCTCCTCCAGACcagttgttaaaaatgtaacgCATGACTCATCGGTGAGCCAGAACCTCCCTGAGGACCCGGAGTTCCAGGCCGAAGCACGTTCACCTGTCGAGGACTGCGTCATTATCCCCGAAGCTAAAAGAGCCAGACGAGACGATCCATATTTCACCGCAGAGCGAACGCCCGACACGGCTTCCTCCACGGCCGACGTCCCCGTCTGTCTGCAGAGGAGGACCGTGCCGCTGCATTTCTGTCTGCAGGCCCTGGCAGCCGGCATGaagaggctgcagcagcagcagcagagacgaCGAGCCGCAGACAGGCTGCGCTACAGGCGCTTCAGGGCCAACATCAGCCCCGGAGAAAACCAGAGAGCTGAGGACGAGCTCCGCAGAGAGATCAG TAAGGACATGTTTAAGGAAATGGAGATCATCGGTCAGTTTAACCTGGGCTTCATCATCACCAAGTTGAACTCAGACATCTTTATGATTGACCAACACGCCACCGATGAGAAATACAACTttgagatgctgcagcagcacactGTGCTCCAAGGACAGAGGCTCATTGT CCCACAGAAACTCCACCTGACTGCAGTCAGTGAGAACGTGCTGTTAGAGAACGTCGAGATCTTCCAGAAGAACGGCTTTGAGTTCTTGATCGATGAAGACG GTGATGGAGCGAGTGAAGCTGGTCTCCTTGCCCACCAGTAG